One stretch of Phycisphaerae bacterium DNA includes these proteins:
- a CDS encoding DUF378 domain-containing protein: MKVLNAIALILVIIGAINWGLVGLFEFNLVAAIFGEVPVIERIVYILVGLAGLYAISFFGLIGHTHEIHRVEPRPAER; the protein is encoded by the coding sequence ATGAAAGTGCTCAATGCCATTGCGTTGATCCTCGTGATTATCGGGGCCATCAACTGGGGGTTGGTCGGGTTGTTCGAGTTCAACCTGGTCGCCGCCATCTTCGGCGAGGTTCCGGTGATCGAGCGGATCGTCTACATCCTCGTCGGGCTGGCCGGGTTGTACGCCATCAGCTTCTTCGGGCTGATCGGACACACCCACGAAATCCATCGCGTCGAGCCTCGGCCGGCGGAACGCTAG
- a CDS encoding DUF4397 domain-containing protein — MKKTLVFLCAAAVLGVCGCAESLVRVAHLSPDAPGVDVWLDGDRALQDVIYKNVSKRIGVTEGEHELKITPAGQAQPVLLRNDIVLEGKNAYTVAVTGQMKLNNLAASVLTDKTHPDDARTTIRFYHGSPDAPGVDIARADGAVLFRNVSFREQSGYLSIEPGTYTLVVNAAGTDNVVLTLPGATFESGAVYTLYATGLVAENTLTVKAVKDAPIPRWYQREQK, encoded by the coding sequence ATGAAGAAAACCCTTGTCTTTCTGTGCGCAGCGGCCGTGTTGGGCGTCTGCGGCTGCGCCGAGTCGTTGGTCCGGGTGGCCCACCTGTCGCCCGATGCGCCCGGAGTTGACGTCTGGCTTGACGGGGATCGGGCCTTGCAGGATGTGATCTACAAGAACGTCAGCAAGCGGATCGGCGTGACCGAAGGCGAACACGAGCTGAAGATCACGCCCGCTGGCCAGGCCCAGCCGGTGTTGCTCCGGAACGACATTGTCCTGGAGGGCAAGAACGCGTACACCGTGGCGGTAACCGGGCAGATGAAGTTGAACAATCTGGCCGCGTCGGTCCTGACCGACAAAACGCACCCGGACGACGCCAGAACGACCATCCGCTTCTACCACGGCTCGCCGGACGCACCCGGCGTGGACATCGCAAGGGCGGACGGGGCGGTGCTGTTCAGAAACGTCTCGTTCCGCGAACAGAGCGGGTACCTGTCGATCGAGCCGGGAACGTACACGCTGGTGGTCAATGCCGCGGGAACCGACAACGTGGTCCTGACGCTGCCGGGTGCGACATTCGAGTCCGGGGCCGTCTACACCCTGTACGCCACGGGGCTGGTCGCCGAAAACACCTTAACGGTCAAGGCCGTCAAGGACGCCCCGATTCCTCGATGGTACCAGAGGGAGCAGAAGTAG